Proteins from a genomic interval of Diospyros lotus cultivar Yz01 chromosome 6, ASM1463336v1, whole genome shotgun sequence:
- the LOC127804348 gene encoding probable mannitol dehydrogenase, which produces MVIDVSISHLKALISFFETYRETRFESDMIIATQMEVEPIFQEKRIIRRKKQFDGNANDEITHSVEEYFRVDYFLYVVDQALFSLKCHVAVKFAKALGVKVTVISASPAKKREAIERLGADSFLVSRDQDQMQTAMGTMDGIIDTVSAPHSILPLVSLLKTQGKLVMVGAPEKPLELPVFPLLLGRKIVGGSCIGGMKETQEMIDFAGKHNITADIEVIPMEYVNTAMERLGKADVRYRFVIDIANTLKDA; this is translated from the exons ATGGTCATTGATGTTTCTATAAGTCACTTGAAAgcacttatttctttttttgaaacatatagaGAAACTAGATTTGAATCTGATATGATTATTGCTACTCAAATGGAAGTTGAacctatttttcaagaaaaacgtATTATTCGtagaaagaaacaatttgatgGAAATGCCAATGATGAGATAACACATTCAGTTGAAGAATAttttagagttgattatttCTTATATGTAGTTGATCAAGCTCTTTTTTCGCTTAAGT GCCATGTAGCTGTGAAATTTGCCAAGGCCTTGGGCGTCAAAGTCACAGTAATCAGTGCCTCTCCTGCCAAGAAGCGGGAGGCTATTGAACGTCTTGGTGCCGATTCATTTTTGGTCAGTCGCGACCAAGATCAAATGCAG ACGGCTATGGGCACAATGGATGGCATTATTGATACGGTCTCAGCTCCTCACTCTATTCTACCACTGGTTAGTTTGTTGAAGACTCAAGGAAAACTCGTCATGGTTGGCGCACCAGAGAAGCCACTCGAGCTTCCAGTCTTTCCTCTGCTCCTGG GAAGAAAGATAGTGGGAGGGAGTTGCATAGGAGGCATGAAGGAGACACAAGAGATGATTGACTTTGCAGGAAAACACAACATAACAGCAGATATTGAAGTCATTCCAATGGAATACGTAAACACTGCAATGGAACGCCTTGGGAAAGCCGATGTTCGATATCGATTTGTTATAGACATAGCCAACACACTGAAAGATGCTTAG
- the LOC127804350 gene encoding probable mannitol dehydrogenase codes for MVESVTDSESMWAVDCGSLYTCHSDLHQVKNEWGNAIYPCLPEHEIVGVVIEVGSKVEKFKPGDRVGVGCMVGSCRSCDTCTNNLENYCPKMLFTYNSTYHDGTPNFGGYSDIMVADEHFIVRIQENLSLDACAPLLCAGITTYSPLRYYGLDKPGMNVGVVGLGGLGHVAVKFAKALGVKVTVISTSLAKKQEAIERLGADSFLVSRDQDQMQTAMGTMDGIIDTVSAPHSILPLVSLLKTQGKLVMVGAPEKPLELPVIPLLLGRKIVGGSCIGGMKETQEMIDFAGKHNITADIEVIPMEYVNTAMERLGKADVRYRFIIDIANTLKDA; via the exons ATGGTAGAATCAGTGACAGATTCAGAAAGCATGTGGGCTGTGGACTGCGGGAG CCTTTACACATGTCACTCGGACCTTCACCAGGTCAAGAATGAATGGGGCAACGCCATCTATCCTTGCCTCCctga GCATGAGATCGTGGGCGTGGTAATAGAGGTTGGTAGCAAGGTCGAGAAATTCAAACCCGGCGACAGAGTTGGGGTCGGCTGCATGGTCGGATCATGTCGCTCTTGCGATACCTGTACTAACAACCTCGAAAACTATTGTCCAAAAATGTTATTCACCTACAATTCCACCTACCATGACGGAACCCCTAATTTCGGAGGCTATTCCGATATCATGGTGGCTGACGAGCACTTCATCGTCCGCATTCAAGAAAACCTATCTCTTGATGCGTGTGCTCCTTTGCTTTGTGCGGGTATCACTACTTATAGCCCACTCAGATACTATGGACTCGACAAGCCAGGCATGAACGTGGGCGTGGTTGGCCTTGGTGGCTTAGGCCATGTAGCTGTGAAATTTGCCAAGGCCTTGGGCGTCAAAGTCACAGTAATCAGTACCTCTCTTGCCAAGAAGCAGGAGGCTATTGAACGTCTTGGTGCCGATTCATTTTTGGTCAGTCGTGACCAAGATCAAATGCAG ACGGCTATGGGCACAATGGATGGCATTATTGATACGGTCTCAGCTCCTCACTCTATTCTACCACTGGTTAGTTTGTTGAAGACTCAAGGAAAACTCGTCATGGTTGGCGCACCAGAGAAGCCACTCGAGCTTCCAGTCATTCCTCTGCTCCTGG GGAGAAAGATAGTGGGAGGGAGTTGCATAGGAGGCATGAAGGAGACACAAGAGATGATTGACTTTGCAGGAAAACACAACATAACAGCAGATATTGAAGTCATTCCAATGGAATACGTAAACACTGCAATGGAACGCCTTGGGAAAGCCGATGTTCGATATCGATTTATTATAGACATAGCCAACACACTGAAAGATGCTTAG